The segment ACTTTTTGCAAATACAAGCATTCAGCTTTCTTACTAAGCGGGCGGTAGAaatgaagaaaattgaaaaaagattatcgcatatttctttcgttttaatgattatataaaacacaaattcaacttcataacttatgTACTATACATCATTATATGTCATATTGTTTTACTATGGTACTGTCAGAGTTTTGGTGGTCGGTGTGAGGCGATACCAATGGTTAGGGAGGCAGTTTGCACCGCCTGACTATGGCTAATCTTTACCTTGGAAACTAGcactattgttttcttatttatttttatgtgtgtattttttgtagttttttttttgtatatttttcactttcactatatatacaaaatatacttaaGCATGGTGACGTACTATTCACAACTAATCAAACACCCACCACAAACATTCTGTCCAGAAGCATATCAAATTTGCACCGCTTTTCGTCGAGCTTTATCACATATATGCTGTTATATATGATGAACAAAATATCGCAAGTATTTCATACATTATGCTGCACACAGCTTTAACAGACTTCAAACCAACAATTATTACCAAACTAGACATattagcaatatatatatatatacatatcttaGGAGGCTTTCGTTTAAAATAAGACCAGCTGTAAATGGTCAATACTAGCattgatataatttataaaagtattATATGACACGTTTTGTTTCAATGGTTAATatcgttttaaaattttgaagctTTAAAGAAGTTATTTGTCAAAATCAGATATCAATAACTGATATCGTGAACCTGGGACAACTACTTAGCATGTGATGGGAATAATATTTTCGCGAGGAGTTGAATAGTTTTACTCTGTGATTgaagttattttcatttatttttttatttggtcaTTTATATCTAACCAGACCCATGCGAAGTTTAAAAGTCTGACTGTGACTGTTACATTTAATCTTATTGCCTTGGACTTGGTGTGCTATTATTATCCATATCTGATTTCCAAGTTCAGTATCTGCTATTTCTCTCATTTATATTATCTACTTATGTAATTATCGAATCACATTTTCCCTAGATTTAAATATATAAACGGTCAATGGAAAAAAGAATACTTTTAATGAATAGAGAAACAGCATGTGGTAGAGTTTGAAAATGTAACTCATTTATCGTGATATTAATTTTTACTTGATTGTATTAGTTATAGGAtggtaaaacaaaatgataaaatatgttccCATTTACAAAACCATTTGTCAGGGTAAGCAAAATGAAATTTCATGTGCGTACCCTGGCTCTTTTTTCCTTCATCATATTTCTAAATTTAGCTTTAAGGATTATACAAAATAGGGAAACGGAACAACAGAAGCAAAATAGCATCCAGAATTTTTCGACATATTTATGGCAGAACAGAACCTTTGTAACGACAATTAATCATTTCAGCTCCAAGAATAGGTTGTATTTTACAAGGAATATTTTCGACAATTTTTCTGGAGAAATAAAATCAACAATTGGacaaaagattattttatttttcaacgaacCTGAATACATGAGAAAACTGGGTAAGAAGGATGCAGTTTATAAAGATTGCGAATATAAAAACTGCATAATTTCACATGATAAGAATAAACTGTCGATCGCAAATGCCGTCATATTTTACATAGGGATTAGAAATGAACGAATGGGAAAAGAGCCACCAATTAACATGAAACAACGTAATCCAAACCAGGCATGGATATTTACCACAGTAGAACCTCCAGAACATTTCTATAATGCTGATTACCGGTCAAAATTTTGGCATAACACGATGAACTGGTCAAGTCTATATATGCTTGATTCGGATATACCAAATCCTTATGGCTGTTTAGTACGAACAAAAGAACTAACTTCAAGTGACTATGATTCTGTTTATAATTCCAAGACACGTAATGCTCTCTGGATGGTCAGCCATTGTGAGGTTGCTAGTGCTCGAAGACGATACGTGATAGAAATGACAAAGAACGGATTTGACGTAGATATCTTAGGAGGCTGTGGCACAGATGGGAGAAAAGTCAGCATGCAAGAGTTTGCACAAATTGTTCCCACCTATAAATTCCTCTTAGCATTTGAAAACtctttttgtaatgattatatatCTGAAAAGTTTTTCCATCATTACAATTCAAGTTGGATTATTGTTGTAAGAGGTGGTGCTAATTATAATCGTTTACTTCCTTATAAAACTTACATAAATACGGCGGATTTTTCTAAAGTATCCACTTTAGTAGATTTTCTTTCCAATCTTGCTAACGACAAGGATAAATATATAGAATTTCTTCGTAATAAAGACAGGTACGTAAGCATCCGCTGGCCTGGAAACAGAAACTGTGAAATCTGCAGGCGATTGAACAATTTATCAAACTATGTAAAATCATACACCACACTTGATCAATATCTAACTGTTAATCAGTGCTTCCAGCCAAGTGACTCATAAGTTGAATTTGCTCCAAATATAAGCAAACAGTAggtgtttatataaataaatataccaaaAAATGTTGCAATTTCTGTCTTTGTGCAAATATATGTTCGTAATAGTCACGTGTATTTACTCACATCAATCCCCTACAGTATTAGCACATTTCTCAGACGATTAGAGAATGAATTAAGGCGGAACATCAGCAGGAATCATAAAAAAGACGTTATGGAatttaaaatgaatagaaatagaATGTGTTTTTCCTACTAAAATTGGTACTTCACATAAACATGATGTAACATTCAACGAATAGAccagtttgaaaaatgtttagaATGTACTTTAAATATTCTGCAAAATATGCACCCGTTTCAGATTTAAATCCTATCATCCTGGGATGACAATTGTACCTCTATATCTTGTTTCCTATGCACTTTGTTCTCATATTTGTTTCGTGCATGTCTTCATTGATTGGCTTTGATTCGACATATTAAACGAAATATTAACATTGACTGGACTCAACGACGAGAAATTTTAAATCGATCATGTCACTTAATTCTTGACATTTTGCCCCGAGATTCCGTTGACGAGCAAGTTCTTTTTTAAGCAACACCGATCGGCCCCTGTCCAACCCCTCTCATTTTGCTATGTTAAATTCGACTTTCATTTCGCACTCCATCATTTTTATACCTTAACTCTCGTAGTTTTGTTCGCAGACTCCGACAAACGAGCATAAAAAACCCTAACTCGAATGTTCATCAAGTGAAAACATGAGTAAAAGCCCTAATTAACATTTTTACTCCAAGACACTGCCATTTCTGTCCGCGAGATCCGGATTTGTCCGGCTAAGTTAGCCTAGAGCTTTTTGAATAGATAATATCTGACCATTTAATGTGCAAGATGGATAGCAGTGATCTACGCAAATCCCTCTTTCATAGGAATAATCAGTACTGGTCTTAAAGGTTACAGTAAGTCAGATAGCAAATAAATAACAAGCCCTAAGTAACTGTACTATACTTTGAACGAATCCAAATGTCAAAATTCAACCTGTTACTTACTACGTTTTCAAATCCATTAGAAAATACGTAGATATGTAATTTTATATCAGGTGTATGACTCCATTAATAAcagcataaaaatgttactttaaatTCCGTTATTGTCAGGCAAACGATCAAAACTTTCTTTTGGCATTTAACAAATTCAAAGGCATCTTACACAAACGGATAGATGGCTTCGCATCGGGAAATACGCACTCATTCCTTTACTCACACTGAACAAAACAGTTTCTTCAAGAGTGTGCACATGTTGCGATGAAAATCTGATAATCTACCAATTCATACTTTGAAAATAACATTAGCTAGCGTTTGGACGCAATGTTTCTAAATTCCATAGACACTACGTAGGAACAATCATGTTGCaatcatttattatttacatttttgtcgtAGGATATGATTATAATAACTGCCACCGCTCATTGAATCAGTTTCTGTATAATTGTCTACACATTAGTAAACTGCTCATTACATGGTATAAGTGATCAATAATTGAGAAAGATAGAAACAAAATAActaagtttgaaattttattgtgTACAAAATTTTAAAGTGCAACTTCCAGTATAAGTATTCAAAGACTTAAAAGCAGGTAGAAATATAGCGTGCCGTATATAACTTCTTACTACGCATGTCAGATTTTTGGATGTATGCCCTGAACTCTTCAAAACAATATGAGAATGTCATTGACTATGATTCCTCTGTGCTAAAGGCAAGCTGCATGTTTTGTGCTACTCATTCTACGTTCCGAAGAGTTCcagaacatttattatcaattttGATTTACGCATatatgagaaaataaataaataattacttcCTTAGAGTTATTGTTTCAAGTTTCTACGAAAAATCAAAGCAGCTACTTTAATATGCACTGAAAAGTTAAAAAGTTGAAGGAACACatgatattagagagtttgagatttcaaccttcgccttccccttcaaagtctctcatatatatgtGGGGTaacacgtcaccgatatgcgtgtatttcatttaaatcagacGTTGCtgctaaagttttccatgtaataccAAGTAAGCccaagacttctctttattactatgtgaaataaaatgctttgtttcaggatttctgttattaagttattcgattatccatatgtataattagactaaatttgatgcgaaacactatccaTAAGTATATAATGAAATTTCGTATGGCTAATAATAGTGACTAATAAATGGCCGTAAAGTGTAATAATTGAATATGTTTACGACGCTTCTAttgttttttcaacatttttattaaaaaaagagaTGGATAATGGATATTCTTTGATTTCAAAAACATTACGATTTAAATACAAATAACGGGAACATGTTATGATTTGTGACAGAGTCCTGGAAGGAAAAACACGCTTATTAGGGTTTTATTCATGTTTTGACTGTATGAACCTTCAAATGATGGCATTTAATTTTAATCCTCTCGTTTATCGGGTCCACAAACAGAACTACAAGAGTTAAGGTATTAAAATGACAGGTAGCGAAACGATAACTTGACATGTAATAAAATAGTTCAGTTTAGGTAGTCTCTACCAGAATCACTTAAATCATCATCTGTATGACTGAATATCTCATCTTTTTCCTTCGTTACAGGTTTGATAGCAGTTACAGAATTTTATGCAGGCGAGGTGAGGTACTGATAAACAACAGCTAGATATTTCAAATGATTGTTCTGATGCCCAGTCATAACAGATAAGCTGCAGGATACATACTGGCGCCGGGGGGATGGGGCTGGTCTTCCGATGTGGTCATCGGTACAGACCTATTCAAGTTTGGATCTTGCACAATACATAAGTGATAGTATCAAAATCTGTAAGGACTATGTCCAAAACACTCCTCCCGATGCATGTCTGTAGGGGTGCTCATTTGAAATTCTCATAGAATGTGTCTGGCGTAGTTCATAAAGATTGATGTTTGGGGATATTTTGAATGGTTTTCATTCTCACATTTGATTCCAAAACGTCATATCTGACGGGCTTTAGCTCCTATCTTTCCATAACAGGCTGCAATGAAACAGACCGCTTCTTCAAAAATATTGATCACATCTTCATCTTAATCCCTACGTGTGTTTAAATTGCACCCACTTGTCAGCTGTTTGGCCACGTTTGCCTTTCAAATGCCACTTATCTGGGTTACATTATCGCATCCAGACAAACCGGTAGACATGATTtgtgagcaaaaaaaaaacaaaaaaaaacaaaaaacaatgccATGAGGCAACCTGTAGTCTTCAGTCACAAGCTCACAAGCAAATGCTTCTCAGAGATCCGCTGAGTGATATAAATGAGAGTTGTCATAAATAGAGACGAATTAAGGACTTGTCAAGAGGAAGCTGATGTCACAGTTCCACAGCTAATGTTGTATGAAACATTTGACGACAGTCGGATTTGTTTAGTTAGTGATTTTTTACGAACTGAGAGATTTGTCAGATGTAGTGAACTGGTGCTCTGCGGACAACAGTGGATATTGTAAAAACGTGTAAGGCACAATTAGTTATTTCATCCCAGCTTTATGCAGCCCCTAATCTCTCTGGATGCGATAATGTTACCAAGCTATTTGGCACTGGCAAAAACAACAGTTATCAAAAGGGCAAAATAGTGATGCATTCTAGATATATATGGTGATGGAGATATAAATAAGGTTTTGGTAGCAACTGTCGTTTTCTTTTCTGCCTGTGATGAAAAGAAAGGGGCTAAAAGGCTGACCGATATAAGAAATGTTATTTGGgcatcagaaacaaaaaaaaatccaaattacAATCATTGCCATCTATATTTCTATCGTTCAATTATAGTGTCAAAAAGTACGGAATCATCTTTTCACCATCGACTGTTTGACCAGATAAATACGCgacaacttgaaattaagcatttgTTTTCAACTTGTCGCGCTGCAAATATTTTGcgaaactttgaaattttgaagtttttaacaCGACAATTGCCTCACAAATTTCAACCTCTCGGTCAAAAATTTaccacgaaaaaaaaaatagaaattagaGAAGCTAATTTGAACTTCTTGCGCTATGATATTTCCTCtaaatgttgaaaagtcgaagcTTGTAACATTATAATTTGCGTGCAAACATCAAATTGTCGACTGAAGTTTTAGGGCGAAAAAGTAGAAAATCaagtcttaacttctacttttcgtgTCAGTGTTTTTTTCGAGAAAAGGCGATATTAGAACTCACCATCGACTGTTTGACCAGATAAATACGCgacaacttgaaattaagcattttttttcaacttctcGCGCTGCAAATATTTCGcgaaactttgaaattttgaagtttttaacaTGACAATTGCCTCACAAATTTCAACTTCTCGGTCAAAAATTTACcacgaaaaaaaaatagaaattagaGAAGCTAATTTGAACTTCTTGCGCTATGATATTTCCTCtaaatgttgaaaagtcgaagcTTGTAACATTATAATTTGCGTGCAAACATCAACTTGTCGACTGAAGTTTTAGGGCGAAAAAGTAGAAAATCaagtcttaacttctacttttcgtgTCAGTGTTTTTTTCGAGAAAAGGCGATATTAGAACTCTTAACTTCAAATTGTCGTGTTAGGATAGAATTTCGGCAGCACCATTTGTCCGTATGTATCTTATTACCTATACAAGAAAAATTCACGATGCAGATACGAAagtctaaaaaataaaaaaaataagtgtaatgaaaattggttataatataaaactttaccaagacACTGATAACCAGTGTAGAGACTTGAACTCCGGGTAAAAATTGTCCTGGCAGTTGAAGATATTCCGCTTAATTCACGCTTGGTTATAGGTTGAAAATTGGACGTTTGCACGACAAATTTCAAGATTTATACCTTTTGCGGTAAATTTATAGCacgacaagttgaaattagatgaTTAATTTCAAGTTGTCGCGTATATATTTGATCGAAAAGCCGATTCAGTAAAAGAGGTATGCATGTGGAGGAGTGTTTTGGAGCCAGACACTTCAATTTTTGATGCCGCTAGTTTTGGATGAAGCAAGGATCGGATTCTTAGTGGCTTGTACCTACGACCGGAAGACAAACCCCGACTACCAGCATTTATCCCAAGCCAAAAACTGAAAgtgatttatttaattaaacgTCTATTTCTATACACTGGTATATTTAACGGCATTGCACATTAACAAACCTAAAAATATTAATGATCACATGCAAAACCTCACATAAATTAGAAAAGATACACTTGCTGTCATCACACATAAAACTATtatcaacaagtgaatgaagtatggCAAAGCAATACAAAGTCCCTTTCTGGAAGGCACCTACTTTTACGGCAGTATTGATAATGAACTTAACTGTTAATGATGTAAAAAATATTGTAGCGAATTGCACCTgtattttcaattataaaaatgttataagttaGTTATactaacaacaaagggaagtttatcataaaaattctatataatataaatttacacaaaatctttaccaggtagatatAGTTAGATATATACgcataaaaattggatgtaacatgcgaGTGTACctaagaaaagtggtctcgatttttccctacggccagtaatagaAATATTACAGTATAAGCTAATCATAGtataacaaagggaagttattctaaaaacaagggtggcttatagtgtaaaatatttgtgccaagttacatcaaaatcactccatgcatgagaaaaaaatgttccggacaaagtcattcttgaatttgacctttgatctcttagtgtgaccttaggcctagggacctgggtcttgcacatttCAGTCCGTTTAAAAGTGGTGAACATATGTGCAATGTAACCTTAatatccctccaagcatgaagaaaaAATACACCGgaaaatgtcattcttgtatctgattttttgcctctaagtgtgactttgaccttagtcctagggacatggttctttGTCcgctttgtcttgtaacatttttttatgtaaaaaaaaacccaataatAACCACATAATACACtatttttgtcttgatattgtatgttgttatacttaatTCCAGGTATATATTTGATTACTTCTTCTGGCGGAGGTAGTCAGAATGAGTCaaagtatttttatttacataacatacccaatgtgttccaggtcctaTAAAGTCATCCacatttataattccacactcgtttttaatgatattttggtatattatttctgctaaaacacccataaaatgtttgataccaagttgtttaacccattgttttatttcaaaataagaaataggtttgtttacaagttttatttttttgttatacaataggaattcgtcaataaggtctccgttgagaatcaatttgTATACCTTTTCCACTTAACAGGGATATTATAAAAAGTATTCCGAGACTAGCAGCCTGCATacccgccgtcttgtttttgtcTTTGAATTAGTTTTATTACAACAGTtccccttaattgttttctttgatttggtgtAAAATATGGCATTATCatgtttctcttattattagccACCGAGATCATACCGTTTCCAAGTAATTTACTAACACCTGTACTAGACAGCCCACTCAAAGCCACGGCACCTAATTgaagctatttttgcagctaccggaagcACTGTTAGACCTAACAATCATCCAATACGCCAAGAAAACA is part of the Mercenaria mercenaria strain notata unplaced genomic scaffold, MADL_Memer_1 contig_4867, whole genome shotgun sequence genome and harbors:
- the LOC128554242 gene encoding alpha-(1,3)-fucosyltransferase C-like, whose translation is MFPFTKPFVRVSKMKFHVRTLALFSFIIFLNLALRIIQNRETEQQKQNSIQNFSTYLWQNRTFVTTINHFSSKNRLYFTRNIFDNFSGEIKSTIGQKIILFFNEPEYMRKLGKKDAVYKDCEYKNCIISHDKNKLSIANAVIFYIGIRNERMGKEPPINMKQRNPNQAWIFTTVEPPEHFYNADYRSKFWHNTMNWSSLYMLDSDIPNPYGCLVRTKELTSSDYDSVYNSKTRNALWMVSHCEVASARRRYVIEMTKNGFDVDILGGCGTDGRKVSMQEFAQIVPTYKFLLAFENSFCNDYISEKFFHHYNSSWIIVVRGGANYNRLLPYKTYINTADFSKVSTLVDFLSNLANDKDKYIEFLRNKDRYVSIRWPGNRNCEICRRLNNLSNYVKSYTTLDQYLTVNQCFQPSDS